A genomic window from Ruminiclostridium cellulolyticum H10 includes:
- the hypE gene encoding hydrogenase expression/formation protein HypE yields the protein MEKNMVTIAHGSGGAATSRLIEQTFKKHFDNDILSQGDDCARLDIGDARNLVFTTDSFVVTPIFFNGGNIGKLAVCGTVNDLATSGAKPLYLSCGFIIEEGFDLEDLEEIVKTMSATARECGVKIVTGDTKVVQKGAADKVFINTSGIGVIPDGLNISGKNAKAGDKIIISGTIGDHGSSIFLERENMGFQAKIQSDCAPLSGMVQDILSVVPDVHVLRDPTRGGVATTLNEIAVQSNVSILIREDSLPVKREVQGVCELLGMDPLYMANEGKMLCFVSEDKSERVLEVLRKNKYGKDARIIGEVTEERQPKVLLKALSGGNRIISVLAGDQLPRIC from the coding sequence ATGGAAAAAAATATGGTAACCATAGCCCATGGTAGCGGCGGAGCAGCTACTTCTAGGCTGATTGAACAAACATTTAAAAAGCACTTTGATAACGACATATTGTCGCAGGGAGATGATTGTGCAAGACTGGATATAGGTGATGCAAGAAATCTGGTATTTACAACCGATAGTTTTGTGGTAACTCCTATATTTTTTAACGGAGGTAATATAGGAAAGCTCGCGGTATGCGGTACAGTCAACGATCTGGCAACCAGCGGAGCAAAACCTCTTTATTTAAGCTGTGGATTTATTATTGAGGAGGGCTTTGATTTAGAGGATTTGGAAGAAATAGTTAAAACAATGAGTGCCACCGCCCGTGAATGTGGTGTCAAAATAGTAACTGGTGACACTAAGGTAGTTCAAAAAGGAGCTGCAGACAAAGTATTTATTAATACTTCGGGTATAGGGGTTATCCCCGATGGCTTGAACATTTCGGGTAAAAATGCTAAGGCTGGAGATAAGATTATAATATCAGGCACTATAGGTGACCATGGTAGCAGTATTTTTCTTGAACGTGAAAATATGGGTTTTCAGGCAAAAATCCAAAGTGACTGTGCTCCTTTATCAGGTATGGTACAGGATATATTATCAGTTGTGCCTGACGTTCATGTTTTAAGAGACCCTACCAGGGGAGGAGTTGCTACAACCCTGAATGAGATTGCTGTCCAAAGTAATGTTTCTATTCTGATAAGGGAAGACAGTCTGCCTGTAAAACGTGAGGTTCAGGGAGTCTGTGAGCTTTTGGGTATGGATCCTTTATATATGGCCAATGAGGGAAAAATGCTTTGTTTTGTTAGTGAAGATAAGTCAGAAAGGGTACTGGAAGTGCTTCGTAAAAACAAATATGGTAAAGATGCAAGGATAATAGGAGAGGTAACAGAAGAAAGACAACCCAAGGTTCTCCTAAAGGCACTCAGTGGGGGGAACAGAATTATCAGTGTTCTTGCAGGGGACCAGCTCCCACGCATTTGCTAA
- a CDS encoding ABC transporter ATP-binding protein, whose product MIISIKDLGKVYKNGQIEVEALRNVDVNIDKEEFVAIMGPSGSGKSTLMNIIGCLDKSTTGEYWLDGVNISTLNETELARVRNRKIGFVFQSFNLLPRITALQNVELPMIYAGVGAKERRKRAMLALERVGLEKRVHHKPNEMSGGQKQRVAIARSLVNSPAIILADEPTGNLDSTAGEEIMTVFQDLNREGVTIVLVTHEPDIAEHTKRVLRFKDGMLRSDEIVQNPLDARSVLSQYKEEA is encoded by the coding sequence TTGATTATATCAATAAAGGATTTAGGTAAGGTTTATAAAAATGGGCAGATAGAGGTTGAGGCGTTAAGAAATGTCGATGTAAATATTGACAAGGAAGAATTTGTTGCAATAATGGGGCCGTCCGGGTCAGGAAAATCAACGTTAATGAATATTATAGGCTGCCTTGACAAATCCACTACAGGGGAATATTGGCTGGATGGAGTTAATATTTCTACGCTTAATGAAACTGAACTGGCAAGGGTAAGAAACCGTAAAATAGGTTTTGTTTTTCAATCGTTTAATTTGCTTCCAAGAATTACTGCCCTGCAAAACGTTGAACTTCCAATGATATATGCCGGGGTAGGTGCAAAGGAGAGGCGTAAAAGAGCTATGTTGGCATTGGAGAGGGTCGGACTTGAGAAAAGAGTGCATCACAAGCCAAACGAAATGTCTGGAGGACAGAAGCAGAGGGTTGCTATAGCAAGGTCCCTTGTTAATTCTCCTGCCATTATACTTGCTGATGAACCGACAGGTAACCTTGATAGTACGGCTGGAGAAGAAATAATGACAGTATTTCAGGACTTGAACCGGGAAGGAGTTACTATTGTACTTGTAACTCACGAGCCGGACATTGCAGAGCATACTAAAAGAGTATTACGATTTAAAGACGGTATGCTAAGAAGCGATGAAATAGTCCAAAACCCACTTGATGCAAGAAGTGTATTAAGTCAGTACAAGGAAGAAGCCTAG
- a CDS encoding Yip1 family protein produces the protein MEENTQVSVSGAVSLTQSSQMSFIKRVAGVLFWPGKTMDNLAERPRIAFPFIFLPIVQLAAIFAMFPMYREFVRISTEKLIANGLEIPADTLETTLNVSTVSGIIGGAIGVVISWVLGSLILWGIIKLFKGQGYFKQILSITGYAGVITVLSAVVQVIQTNIAGVYDNMSYTSIAVLMPRMDGNFIFGMAKFLDVFSIWHYAVIAIGVATVSKLPKKKAYLIVGAIFVIQLLYAGVTEFRIAGLM, from the coding sequence ATGGAAGAAAATACACAAGTATCTGTTAGCGGAGCTGTTAGCCTCACGCAAAGCAGTCAGATGAGCTTTATTAAAAGGGTAGCAGGCGTGCTTTTCTGGCCCGGAAAAACAATGGACAACCTTGCAGAAAGACCAAGAATAGCGTTTCCTTTTATTTTTCTGCCTATTGTACAACTGGCAGCTATTTTTGCAATGTTCCCTATGTATAGGGAATTTGTTAGAATCAGTACGGAAAAATTGATAGCAAACGGCTTGGAAATACCGGCAGATACATTAGAGACTACTCTCAATGTCTCGACAGTTTCAGGGATAATCGGAGGGGCTATAGGTGTTGTAATATCATGGGTTCTGGGATCCTTGATTTTATGGGGAATTATTAAGCTTTTTAAAGGACAGGGGTATTTTAAACAGATATTGTCCATAACAGGGTATGCCGGCGTAATTACAGTACTTTCAGCCGTGGTACAGGTTATTCAAACCAACATTGCAGGTGTTTACGACAATATGAGCTATACCAGTATAGCTGTACTTATGCCTAGGATGGACGGAAACTTTATTTTTGGTATGGCTAAGTTTCTGGATGTATTCAGTATATGGCACTACGCGGTTATCGCTATAGGTGTTGCCACAGTTAGTAAGTTGCCCAAAAAGAAGGCTTATTTGATTGTTGGTGCGATTTTTGTAATTCAATTGCTGTATGCCGGGGTAACTGAATTTAGAATAGCCGGATTAATGTAG
- a CDS encoding efflux RND transporter periplasmic adaptor subunit, producing the protein MKKKIIIGVSLAVVIVALIAVGVVKNAGSVGSGAVFAVQTGEIKKGDVSSFISANGTVSEIEKSEVYIDNPVKVTKLYVKQNDTVKKGQKLADIDVDDLNTQLETQKLQKKSQELLLKKAKTADTTISTLNHQNEITAAEKDVASKQRAYEQALKNRNEKKALFDADAISKVELDSAENTLRDAEDMLGVSKLTLQAKKDAQNETSKTNSKSKAAQQIDIESQQVAIQTTEVAIKDLENKIKKYKAAMFSTMDGVVSQVNVAEGSYTMAGQPVFVVINPDKLEVKLSINEFNAKLMKPGQAVEISGDSIPDTEKVTGKVKSVAPMAKANTTNTGSSETVIPVVISFDSVTPSIKPGITVSCDIKTVDISNVLTVDLDMLGQDKDDSKYVFVISPDKKTMQKKKIELGTTSDMKAELVGGGLKEGDLVVMNPNPAYKDGARIKIKD; encoded by the coding sequence ATGAAAAAGAAAATAATTATTGGTGTAAGCCTGGCTGTTGTTATAGTGGCACTGATAGCCGTGGGAGTTGTGAAAAATGCAGGATCAGTTGGTTCAGGGGCTGTTTTTGCAGTACAGACAGGTGAAATAAAAAAAGGTGATGTAAGTTCATTTATTTCTGCAAACGGTACAGTTTCTGAAATAGAAAAATCCGAGGTATACATAGATAATCCTGTGAAAGTAACCAAACTATATGTGAAGCAGAATGACACGGTTAAAAAGGGACAAAAGCTTGCAGATATAGATGTGGATGATTTGAATACCCAGCTTGAAACTCAAAAGCTCCAGAAGAAAAGTCAGGAATTGCTTCTGAAGAAGGCTAAGACAGCTGATACTACAATCAGTACTTTAAACCATCAGAATGAAATTACGGCAGCAGAAAAAGATGTAGCTTCAAAACAGAGGGCATATGAACAGGCTCTTAAAAACCGAAACGAGAAAAAGGCTTTATTTGATGCAGACGCAATTTCAAAAGTTGAGCTGGATAGTGCTGAAAATACATTAAGAGATGCCGAGGATATGTTGGGTGTTTCAAAATTAACCCTTCAGGCGAAGAAAGATGCCCAGAATGAGACCAGTAAAACAAACAGTAAATCAAAAGCCGCCCAACAAATAGATATAGAGTCACAGCAGGTTGCAATACAAACAACTGAAGTTGCAATAAAGGACCTTGAAAATAAGATTAAGAAATATAAGGCTGCAATGTTCAGTACAATGGATGGAGTTGTATCCCAGGTAAACGTTGCAGAGGGTTCATATACAATGGCAGGTCAGCCTGTATTTGTGGTTATAAATCCTGATAAGTTGGAAGTTAAGCTTAGTATAAATGAGTTTAACGCAAAACTCATGAAACCGGGACAAGCCGTTGAAATAAGCGGTGATTCAATCCCAGACACAGAAAAAGTTACAGGTAAAGTTAAAAGTGTAGCTCCAATGGCAAAAGCAAATACAACCAATACCGGTTCGTCTGAAACGGTTATTCCTGTAGTTATCAGTTTTGATTCGGTTACACCTTCCATAAAGCCGGGAATCACCGTAAGCTGTGATATTAAGACTGTAGATATTTCTAATGTCCTTACAGTGGATCTGGATATGTTGGGTCAGGACAAGGATGACAGTAAATATGTATTTGTTATAAGTCCTGATAAAAAGACCATGCAGAAAAAGAAAATTGAGCTTGGCACTACTTCGGATATGAAAGCGGAATTGGTAGGCGGCGGATTAAAGGAAGGCGATCTGGTTGTTATGAATCCAAATCCAGCTTATAAGGATGGAGCCCGTATTAAAATTAAAGATTAG
- a CDS encoding ABC transporter permease — translation MNIIESFKQALSSLRANKLRSVLTMIGIIMGVFSVITIVAIGNATQSYVDSEFAKIGANILIVSYKTSSLNTNDMLKSDDLKAISKSVKEIKNVGTDINRSGTIRLDNKTRNASINGISSQYKDIVPVEMAQGRMINEIDNSTRSNVVVIDEEFAKANFGNQDPIGQKLKVTLGSGSTLRLRVVGVTKIEETPFGGMIDNESRPVRLTIPMTTLQSYHPDSDQFNYIYVSVDEKDKTVLKKIADKITKTLESKHGNKDKYSIQFYSDFQDGLNTVLNVISSVLLVIAVITLIVGGIGIVNILLVSVTERIREIGVRKALGARKRDIVVQFITESIILTGISGVIGIIMGILGGFIISSLVKIPPVLNIQVIVLAFLGSIALGLLFGVYPAKRAADLDPIESLRYE, via the coding sequence ATGAATATAATTGAGAGCTTTAAACAGGCTTTATCAAGTCTTAGAGCAAACAAGCTCCGTTCCGTCCTGACAATGATTGGTATAATTATGGGTGTGTTTTCGGTTATAACTATCGTTGCAATCGGAAATGCTACGCAGAGCTATGTGGACAGTGAATTTGCCAAAATAGGAGCTAATATACTGATTGTATCTTACAAGACAAGCAGCTTAAATACCAATGATATGCTGAAAAGTGACGATTTGAAGGCGATAAGTAAAAGTGTTAAAGAAATAAAGAATGTCGGAACGGACATTAACAGATCCGGAACCATCCGCCTTGATAACAAAACAAGAAATGCTAGTATAAACGGTATTTCATCACAGTACAAGGACATTGTTCCCGTTGAAATGGCACAGGGCAGAATGATAAATGAAATTGACAACTCTACAAGATCAAATGTTGTTGTTATTGATGAGGAGTTTGCAAAAGCCAATTTTGGGAATCAGGACCCGATAGGGCAAAAACTTAAGGTTACTCTTGGCTCCGGGAGTACTCTAAGGTTAAGGGTGGTAGGAGTAACTAAAATTGAAGAAACTCCGTTTGGTGGGATGATCGATAACGAAAGCAGGCCGGTAAGGCTTACCATTCCTATGACTACACTTCAGTCATATCATCCTGATTCTGACCAGTTCAACTATATTTATGTTTCAGTAGATGAAAAGGATAAGACTGTTCTGAAAAAAATAGCTGATAAGATAACAAAAACCCTTGAAAGCAAGCATGGGAATAAGGATAAATATTCCATACAATTTTATTCTGACTTTCAGGATGGTTTGAATACAGTACTCAATGTAATATCTTCAGTACTTCTGGTTATAGCCGTAATTACATTGATTGTAGGAGGTATAGGCATCGTAAATATACTTCTGGTTTCTGTTACAGAGCGTATCAGGGAGATAGGTGTAAGAAAGGCTCTTGGGGCCAGAAAGCGGGATATAGTAGTACAGTTTATAACTGAATCTATTATTCTTACGGGGATAAGCGGTGTAATTGGTATTATTATGGGGATTCTAGGGGGATTTATAATTTCTTCCCTTGTAAAAATTCCACCGGTTCTGAACATTCAGGTAATAGTACTTGCTTTTCTGGGATCTATTGCTCTGGGTCTGTTATTTGGAGTTTATCCTGCAAAGAGGGCAGCAGACCTTGATCCGATAGAATCACTGAGATACGAATAA
- the yfmF gene encoding EF-P 5-aminopentanol modification-associated protein YfmF, protein MIRTHVEEKLCRLFEKNGIAVYNINSDRFKTNTINIFFQDNLNKDSVALNALFPSVLRRGCKGLPTIKEINLYLEKLYGAVFDCGIVKKGERQIIHFYFEYISDKYTNDSQRNFEKAFEFLMNIIFRPELKDGTFNEQYVEQEKNNLKMIIEGRTNDKVQYSMERCYELMCMDEPFGLYEYGTVEQIDEITNDRLYEHYKKKIESLPAEIFITGEIDDKDIAFIKEKLSKVERSTPQKLNSSIILKCVKDVREYEDKMDVNQAKLCMGFRTHVQPADNDYYALMVFSGLLGGGMHSKLFQNVREKAGLAYYVFAGLEKFKGLMVIASGIDINNKNTAQEIIMKQLDEIRLGNITEYEFEATLKSLKTGIMSLKDSQLYVVDFYLSQLINGTHDTMETLVEKINRVTVDDIIKVANKVQLDTVYFLTSKSHERIK, encoded by the coding sequence ATGATCCGTACGCATGTAGAGGAAAAACTTTGCAGGTTGTTTGAAAAGAACGGGATAGCGGTTTACAATATTAATTCAGATAGATTTAAAACCAATACAATCAATATTTTCTTTCAGGATAATTTGAACAAGGATTCAGTAGCTTTAAATGCACTTTTTCCTTCGGTATTGAGAAGAGGTTGCAAGGGGCTTCCTACTATAAAAGAGATAAATTTGTATCTGGAAAAGCTGTATGGTGCAGTGTTTGATTGCGGTATTGTAAAAAAAGGCGAAAGACAGATAATACATTTCTATTTTGAATATATTTCAGATAAGTATACTAATGATAGCCAAAGAAACTTTGAAAAGGCATTTGAATTTCTTATGAATATCATTTTCAGACCTGAACTAAAGGACGGTACGTTTAATGAACAGTATGTAGAACAGGAAAAGAACAATCTAAAAATGATTATTGAGGGCAGAACAAATGATAAGGTTCAGTACAGTATGGAAAGATGCTATGAGCTAATGTGTATGGATGAACCCTTTGGTTTGTATGAGTACGGGACAGTAGAGCAAATAGATGAAATAACTAATGACAGGCTTTATGAACATTATAAGAAAAAAATAGAATCACTCCCCGCAGAAATTTTTATAACAGGAGAAATCGACGACAAAGATATTGCCTTTATAAAGGAAAAGCTGTCTAAGGTGGAAAGAAGTACACCTCAAAAGCTGAATTCCAGTATCATACTTAAGTGTGTTAAAGACGTAAGGGAATATGAAGACAAAATGGATGTAAATCAGGCCAAACTGTGTATGGGATTCAGGACACATGTACAGCCAGCTGATAATGATTATTATGCATTGATGGTTTTTAGCGGCTTACTGGGAGGGGGTATGCATTCAAAGCTCTTTCAGAACGTCAGAGAGAAAGCTGGGCTTGCGTACTATGTCTTTGCCGGATTGGAAAAGTTCAAGGGTTTGATGGTTATTGCAAGCGGTATTGATATAAATAATAAAAATACGGCTCAGGAAATAATTATGAAACAGTTGGATGAAATACGTTTGGGGAACATAACAGAGTATGAGTTTGAAGCTACCTTAAAGTCTTTAAAGACAGGAATTATGTCACTAAAAGACAGTCAGCTTTATGTAGTGGATTTTTATCTGAGCCAATTGATAAATGGCACACATGATACTATGGAAACCTTGGTGGAAAAGATAAATAGGGTGACGGTAGACGATATTATCAAGGTGGCAAATAAGGTGCAGTTGGATACGGTATATTTCTTGACTTCAAAATCACATGAAAGAATCAAATAA
- the yfmH gene encoding EF-P 5-aminopentanol modification-associated protein YfmH, producing MKFDTIEYKKYNELFYRYEHSSGLNCIVIPKKGYYKKYATFSTQYGSVDNEFIIPGENEPIRVPDGIAHFLEHKLFEQKDGSVMDKFAALGSKPNAFTSFNQTVYLFSCTDLFSENFKLLLNFVQNPYITDESVEREKKIIGQEINMYRDDPGWRVNFNLLKAMYKHHPVRYDIAGTTDSISEITKETLYQCYETFYHPSNMIITVVGDVDHIKVFEQVENGIQTSDKASEIKRIFPKESEGVNKRYFEQNMPVATPLFYMGFKDSNFDLEGGEILRYEIAVKLLLSMIMGKSSKLYEKLYDKGLINASFEMDFSLEKSYAYSMFGGESVNPEEVQEMITNEIKILKKQGLDEEAFNRLLKASKGRFLRQLNSLENISRSFINLYFKGVTMFDYLDVYDKMKFDYITDVFDSHFDIKHMALSVVKQK from the coding sequence ATGAAATTTGATACCATTGAATATAAAAAGTACAACGAATTATTTTACCGATATGAACATTCCAGTGGTTTAAATTGTATAGTAATTCCTAAGAAGGGCTACTACAAAAAGTATGCAACATTTTCTACTCAGTACGGTTCTGTAGACAATGAATTTATCATACCAGGAGAAAATGAACCGATAAGAGTTCCTGATGGAATTGCCCATTTTCTGGAGCACAAGCTGTTTGAACAAAAAGACGGAAGTGTTATGGATAAGTTTGCCGCTTTAGGCTCGAAACCAAATGCATTTACAAGCTTTAACCAAACAGTGTACCTTTTTTCATGTACAGACTTGTTTAGCGAAAACTTCAAGCTTCTATTAAACTTTGTTCAAAATCCGTATATCACCGATGAAAGTGTTGAACGTGAAAAGAAGATAATAGGACAGGAAATTAATATGTACCGTGACGATCCCGGTTGGAGGGTAAACTTCAACCTATTGAAAGCAATGTATAAGCACCATCCTGTAAGATACGATATAGCAGGTACTACTGACAGTATAAGTGAAATTACAAAGGAAACTTTGTATCAGTGCTACGAGACCTTCTACCATCCATCTAACATGATAATAACAGTAGTTGGTGATGTGGATCACATTAAGGTTTTTGAACAGGTTGAAAATGGCATACAGACATCGGATAAGGCTTCTGAAATTAAAAGAATCTTTCCTAAAGAAAGTGAAGGGGTTAACAAAAGATATTTTGAACAAAATATGCCAGTAGCAACGCCGTTATTTTATATGGGGTTTAAAGACAGCAATTTTGATTTAGAAGGCGGCGAAATCTTGAGATATGAGATTGCTGTAAAGCTTCTGCTTTCAATGATTATGGGGAAAAGTTCAAAGCTGTATGAGAAGTTGTACGATAAGGGACTTATTAATGCCAGCTTTGAAATGGATTTTTCCTTAGAAAAGAGTTATGCTTATTCAATGTTTGGAGGAGAATCTGTCAATCCTGAGGAGGTTCAGGAAATGATTACAAATGAGATTAAGATACTAAAAAAGCAAGGCCTTGACGAAGAGGCTTTTAACAGACTTCTTAAAGCCTCTAAAGGTAGGTTTCTGAGACAGCTTAATTCCCTTGAAAATATATCCAGATCATTTATAAATTTATATTTCAAGGGTGTTACAATGTTTGATTATTTAGATGTTTATGATAAAATGAAATTTGATTATATTACAGATGTGTTTGACAGTCACTTTGACATTAAACACATGGCATTATCTGTTGTTAAGCAGAAATAA
- the lgt gene encoding prolipoprotein diacylglyceryl transferase, which yields MDSTLLRFPELGWSFDVPRVAFNIFGKPIYWYGIIIAAAFLICVLWAMKDSTKYDLVPDTIIDLMLFAAPAAIICARIYYVIFSWSEYSDNLIDILNLRKGGLAVYGGIIGAIVAAYFVARYKRIPTMKLFDFAIPYVALGQAIGRWGNFFNQEAFGTNTTLPWGMTSPTINAYLTNKAASIQETVGITVNPELPVHPTFLYESLWNIAVFAFLMWMRKRKKFSGEIFCLYFITYSIGRAFIEGLRTDSLMFGNLRISQFLSIILVIVFVILVVVLRNKAKNAVDQEEVEVGQSAYAKVLKYMEEEQEVETNEHSSQKMQESDSTQEIPQEPAERGNQQESSENPQEEDNNKLSDSQ from the coding sequence ATGGATAGTACACTACTCAGATTTCCTGAACTTGGTTGGAGTTTCGATGTACCAAGGGTTGCTTTCAATATTTTCGGGAAACCTATATACTGGTACGGAATTATCATAGCGGCAGCCTTTTTGATATGTGTATTATGGGCGATGAAAGATTCAACAAAATATGATCTTGTTCCGGATACAATAATAGACCTGATGCTGTTTGCAGCTCCGGCAGCTATAATATGTGCAAGAATATACTATGTTATTTTCAGTTGGTCTGAATACAGCGATAATCTTATTGATATTTTGAATCTTAGAAAAGGCGGTTTGGCTGTCTATGGAGGAATAATAGGAGCTATAGTTGCAGCTTATTTTGTTGCAAGGTATAAAAGAATTCCCACAATGAAGCTTTTTGATTTTGCTATACCATATGTGGCTCTAGGGCAAGCGATTGGACGTTGGGGAAATTTTTTCAATCAGGAAGCTTTTGGTACAAACACCACTCTTCCATGGGGTATGACCAGCCCTACAATAAATGCTTATTTGACAAACAAAGCCGCTTCAATTCAAGAAACGGTTGGTATAACTGTAAATCCTGAATTGCCTGTACATCCTACGTTTTTATATGAGTCTTTGTGGAATATTGCAGTTTTTGCATTTCTTATGTGGATGCGTAAAAGGAAAAAATTCAGCGGTGAAATTTTCTGTTTATATTTTATAACCTACAGTATAGGAAGAGCATTTATCGAAGGACTTAGAACAGATAGTCTGATGTTTGGAAATTTAAGAATTTCACAGTTCCTGTCCATTATACTGGTAATTGTTTTTGTCATACTTGTAGTAGTTTTAAGAAACAAAGCAAAAAATGCAGTTGATCAAGAAGAAGTTGAAGTCGGACAAAGTGCATATGCAAAAGTTCTTAAATACATGGAAGAGGAACAAGAAGTTGAAACAAATGAGCACAGCAGCCAAAAAATGCAGGAATCGGATAGCACACAGGAGATTCCGCAAGAACCTGCTGAACGTGGAAACCAGCAAGAGAGCAGTGAAAATCCCCAAGAAGAAGATAATAATAAATTGTCCGACAGCCAGTGA
- the rodA gene encoding rod shape-determining protein RodA, whose amino-acid sequence MYFVEKSQASNPYKRFDYVLFISVLLLSAIGLIVLSSAVRTRPGMLKSQILAMIMGVALCLILSIIDYKDLKVLSLFIFFATMALMVLVLFLGTGEELGNKNWIKIAGFSIQPSEYAKIAYIILVSVFLERIKDSTEKNKSDIIKFIVYSGVAVGFVLLQKDLGTALVFGFIFLIFIYIAGIPYRYIFILGGMLLLSLPFVWVYILNGYRRERILTFISPDRDPQGTGFNVIQSKIAVGSGQLFGQGYGNGLQTQSRNVPVNESDFIFSVVGEEFGFIGGIIIIILGLIILLRCIYIAKNSSDTYGSFLVMGVTGMLGFHFIENIGMSIGLLPVTGLPLPFVSQGGTAVLANYIAIGIVLSVSSRRKKSLFSTKDKRR is encoded by the coding sequence ATGTATTTTGTTGAAAAGTCGCAAGCCTCAAATCCTTATAAGAGATTTGACTATGTGTTATTTATATCGGTTCTGTTACTATCTGCAATAGGTCTTATTGTTCTTAGCAGTGCTGTAAGAACCAGACCGGGTATGCTTAAATCACAGATTCTCGCTATGATAATGGGAGTTGCTCTATGTCTTATATTGAGCATAATAGACTATAAGGACCTAAAAGTCCTTAGTTTGTTTATATTTTTTGCAACAATGGCTCTGATGGTTCTTGTTTTGTTTCTTGGTACAGGTGAGGAGCTGGGAAATAAAAACTGGATAAAAATAGCAGGATTTAGCATACAGCCATCAGAATATGCAAAGATAGCCTATATTATTCTGGTTTCGGTCTTTCTTGAAAGGATTAAGGACAGTACTGAAAAAAATAAATCAGATATTATTAAGTTTATTGTTTATTCCGGGGTTGCCGTAGGCTTTGTACTTCTACAAAAGGATTTGGGTACAGCTCTTGTATTTGGATTTATATTCCTTATTTTTATATACATCGCGGGTATTCCCTACAGGTATATATTTATTTTAGGTGGAATGTTATTGCTTTCATTGCCTTTCGTTTGGGTTTATATTCTCAACGGCTATAGAAGAGAAAGAATTCTTACTTTCATTTCACCTGACAGGGACCCCCAGGGTACAGGCTTCAATGTAATTCAATCCAAAATTGCTGTAGGCTCGGGACAGTTATTCGGTCAAGGCTACGGAAATGGGTTACAGACCCAGAGCAGGAACGTACCGGTCAATGAGTCTGACTTTATTTTCTCGGTGGTTGGAGAAGAATTTGGGTTCATAGGTGGTATTATAATTATAATATTAGGTTTGATAATCCTTTTAAGATGTATTTATATTGCAAAAAACTCCAGTGATACCTATGGTTCATTTCTTGTAATGGGTGTGACGGGTATGCTTGGTTTTCATTTTATAGAAAACATCGGAATGAGTATAGGCTTACTACCTGTAACAGGCCTGCCGCTTCCTTTCGTAAGTCAGGGAGGAACTGCAGTACTGGCAAATTATATAGCCATAGGCATTGTGTTGAGCGTTTCTTCGAGACGTAAAAAATCACTTTTCAGTACTAAAGACAAGCGTAGGTAA
- the mraZ gene encoding division/cell wall cluster transcriptional repressor MraZ, giving the protein MFYGEYQHTIDPKGRAIVPSKFREGLGEKFILTKGLDGCLFAYSSEEWTSLENKLKSLPFTDKDVRAFIRFFFSGATECEVDKQGRILIPQNLREYAALEKDTYIIGVSSRVEIWDKTAWEAYNSDENISADKIAEKMALLGI; this is encoded by the coding sequence TTGTTCTATGGTGAATACCAACATACAATTGACCCTAAAGGAAGAGCAATAGTACCTTCAAAGTTCCGTGAGGGGTTGGGTGAAAAATTCATACTGACCAAGGGACTTGACGGCTGTTTGTTTGCGTACTCTTCAGAAGAGTGGACAAGCCTTGAAAATAAGCTTAAATCATTGCCATTTACCGATAAGGACGTCCGGGCGTTTATAAGATTTTTCTTTTCCGGAGCAACGGAATGTGAAGTTGATAAGCAGGGAAGGATATTGATACCACAGAATCTGCGTGAATATGCCGCACTGGAAAAGGACACATATATAATTGGAGTGTCTTCGAGAGTTGAAATATGGGACAAGACGGCTTGGGAAGCATACAATAGCGACGAAAACATCAGTGCAGATAAAATTGCGGAAAAGATGGCATTACTTGGTATATAG